A part of Streptomyces sp. NBC_01235 genomic DNA contains:
- a CDS encoding inorganic phosphate transporter: MDTFALVVTIGVALGFTYTNGFHDSANAIATSVSTRALTPRAALAMAAVMNLAGAFLGSGVAHTVSKGLIETPDGSKGMGILFAALIGAIVWNLVTWYFGLPSSSSHALFGGMVGAALAGGTEVIWSGVLDKVVIPMFVSPVVGLIIGYLVMTAILWMFRRANPHKAKRGFRIAQTVSAAGMALGHGLQDAQKTMGIVVMALVIGDVQGADDPIPVWVKIACAVMLSLGTYAGGWRIMRTLGRKIIELDPPQGFAAETTGASIMFTTAFLFKAPISTTHVITSAIMGVGATKRVNAVRWGVAKNIILGWFITMPAAGVVAACAFWLVDLAFL; the protein is encoded by the coding sequence ATGGACACCTTTGCTCTGGTCGTGACCATTGGCGTCGCGCTCGGATTCACTTATACGAACGGCTTTCACGACTCGGCGAACGCCATTGCCACGTCGGTTTCGACTCGGGCGCTGACGCCGCGCGCTGCGCTGGCCATGGCCGCTGTGATGAACCTCGCCGGCGCCTTTCTGGGGAGTGGCGTCGCGCACACCGTCAGCAAGGGGCTGATCGAGACTCCCGACGGGTCGAAGGGGATGGGGATCCTGTTCGCCGCGTTGATCGGGGCGATCGTCTGGAATCTCGTCACGTGGTACTTCGGGTTGCCGTCGTCGTCCTCGCACGCGCTGTTCGGGGGGATGGTGGGCGCCGCGCTCGCCGGGGGCACGGAGGTCATCTGGTCCGGGGTGCTGGACAAGGTCGTCATTCCGATGTTCGTCTCGCCGGTGGTGGGACTTATCATCGGTTATCTGGTGATGACGGCTATTTTGTGGATGTTCCGGCGGGCCAATCCGCACAAGGCGAAGCGGGGCTTTCGGATAGCCCAGACCGTTTCCGCGGCGGGTATGGCGCTGGGGCACGGTCTGCAGGACGCGCAGAAGACGATGGGCATCGTGGTGATGGCGTTGGTCATCGGGGATGTCCAGGGTGCCGACGACCCGATTCCGGTGTGGGTGAAGATCGCTTGTGCGGTGATGTTGTCGCTGGGGACGTATGCGGGTGGGTGGCGCATCATGCGGACCCTCGGGCGGAAGATCATTGAGCTTGATCCGCCGCAGGGGTTCGCGGCGGAGACGACCGGGGCGTCGATCATGTTCACGACGGCGTTCCTGTTCAAGGCGCCGATCTCCACGACGCATGTGATCACGTCGGCGATCATGGGTGTGGGGGCGACGAAGCGGGTCAACGCCGTGAGGTGGGGAGTCGCGAAGAACATCATCCTTGGGTGGTTCATCACGATGCCGGCGGCTGGGGTGGTCGCGGCGTGCGCGTTCTGGCTCGTGGACCTGGCGTTTTTGTAG
- a CDS encoding phosphatase PAP2 family protein, translating into MAGLAESGSNPDVDLLYDINGLAKDAPHWLDRAVEFVGEYGLLLAMVLLILWCWWGVRRRPGGAEEAASSVAALVWAPLAAAMAVLVNVPIRGFVERPRPFRDHQGLEVLVSGKTDYSFVSDHATLTMAMAVGLFVANRKFGLAGIGIALLEGFCRVYMGVHYPTDVVGGFALGTAVALLLSPVASMLLTPVLKAVDRSPRVGWIVRSRAARIGGRDGLITGARSEIAAEERDLAA; encoded by the coding sequence ATGGCTGGACTCGCCGAATCCGGGTCGAACCCCGACGTCGACCTGCTCTATGACATCAACGGCCTCGCCAAGGACGCCCCGCACTGGCTCGACCGCGCCGTCGAGTTCGTGGGCGAGTACGGGCTGCTGCTCGCCATGGTGCTGTTGATCCTGTGGTGCTGGTGGGGGGTGCGCCGGCGGCCCGGTGGGGCCGAGGAAGCCGCTTCCTCTGTCGCCGCTCTCGTGTGGGCGCCGCTCGCCGCCGCGATGGCCGTGCTGGTGAACGTGCCCATACGGGGGTTCGTGGAGCGGCCGCGGCCCTTCCGCGACCATCAGGGGCTGGAGGTTCTCGTCTCCGGCAAGACCGACTACTCCTTCGTGAGCGACCACGCCACCCTCACGATGGCCATGGCCGTCGGGCTGTTCGTCGCCAACCGGAAGTTCGGGCTCGCGGGGATAGGGATCGCCCTGCTCGAAGGGTTCTGCCGGGTCTACATGGGCGTGCACTATCCGACGGACGTCGTCGGTGGGTTCGCGCTCGGGACCGCCGTGGCCCTGCTGCTGTCGCCCGTCGCCTCCATGCTGCTCACTCCCGTGCTGAAGGCCGTGGACCGGTCACCCCGGGTCGGGTGGATCGTGCGCAGCCGCGCCGCTCGCATCGGGGGTCGGGACGGGCTCATCACGGGTGCGCGCAGCGAGATCGCCGCGGAGGAGCGGGACCTCGCGGCTTAG
- a CDS encoding DUF47 domain-containing protein, whose product MRFRLTPRETSFYDMFAASADNIVTGSKLLMELLGADPASRAEIAERMRAAEHAGDDATHAIFHQLNSSFITPFDREDIYNLASSLDDIMDFMEEAVDLVVLYNVEELPKGVEQQIEVLARAAELTAEAMPNLRTMENLTEYWIEVNRLENQADQIHRKLLAHLFSGKYEAIEVLKLKQIVDVLEEAADAFEHVANTVETIAVKES is encoded by the coding sequence GTGCGCTTTCGTCTGACCCCCAGGGAGACGAGCTTCTACGACATGTTCGCCGCATCCGCGGACAACATCGTCACGGGCTCGAAACTCCTGATGGAACTGCTCGGGGCGGACCCCGCCAGCCGGGCCGAGATCGCAGAGCGTATGCGGGCCGCCGAACACGCGGGTGACGATGCCACGCACGCGATCTTCCACCAGCTGAACTCCTCGTTCATCACGCCCTTCGACCGTGAGGACATCTACAACCTCGCGTCCTCCCTCGACGACATCATGGACTTCATGGAGGAGGCCGTCGACCTGGTCGTCCTCTACAACGTGGAGGAGCTGCCCAAGGGGGTCGAGCAGCAGATCGAGGTGCTGGCACGGGCGGCGGAGCTGACGGCCGAGGCCATGCCGAACCTGCGGACCATGGAGAACCTCACCGAGTACTGGATCGAGGTCAACCGGCTCGAGAACCAGGCCGACCAGATCCACCGGAAGCTGCTGGCGCATCTGTTCAGCGGCAAGTACGAGGCCATCGAGGTGCTCAAGCTGAAGCAGATCGTGGATGTGCTGGAGGAGGCCGCCGACGCCTTCGAGCACGTGGCCAACACGGTGGAGACCATCGCGGTCAAGGAGTCCTGA
- a CDS encoding C40 family peptidase yields MLLVVGVYVVSGNLVNGVGAGSVGLAKGAVPAAYSTLVQKWGNLCSAINPALLAAQLYQESGFDPDVVSPADARGIAQFIPSTWATHGVDGDGDGDRDIWDPNDAIPSAASYDCDLAKYVKTVPGDITDNMLAAYNAGPDRVIRAGGVPAIRETQNYVKTIRTLAESFAAPVSRVDPSKQAAGAIYYAQKKLGTPYLWGGNGTADQGGRFDCSGLTKASYESVGITLPRVANDQYNAGPHPKRSELLPGDLVFFSTDLSNSRAIHHVGIYVGGGYMIDAPYTGAVIRFDPIDTAEYFGATRVTEDGAKALPTTV; encoded by the coding sequence ATGCTGCTCGTCGTCGGGGTGTACGTCGTGTCCGGGAACCTGGTCAACGGCGTCGGCGCGGGAAGCGTCGGGCTGGCCAAGGGGGCCGTGCCGGCGGCGTACAGCACGCTCGTGCAGAAGTGGGGCAACCTCTGCTCCGCCATCAATCCCGCCCTGCTGGCCGCCCAGTTGTACCAGGAGAGCGGTTTTGACCCGGACGTCGTGAGTCCCGCCGACGCACGCGGCATCGCACAGTTCATCCCCAGCACCTGGGCCACGCACGGTGTCGACGGCGACGGGGACGGCGACCGCGACATCTGGGATCCGAATGACGCGATTCCGTCGGCAGCCTCGTACGACTGCGATCTCGCCAAGTACGTCAAGACCGTGCCGGGCGACATCACCGACAACATGCTCGCGGCCTACAACGCGGGCCCCGACCGGGTCATCAGGGCGGGCGGGGTTCCGGCGATCCGGGAGACGCAGAACTACGTCAAGACAATCCGCACACTGGCGGAGAGCTTCGCCGCCCCCGTATCCCGTGTCGACCCTTCCAAGCAGGCCGCCGGGGCCATCTACTACGCCCAGAAGAAGCTCGGCACGCCCTACCTCTGGGGCGGGAACGGAACCGCTGACCAGGGAGGACGGTTCGACTGCTCCGGGCTGACCAAGGCCTCCTACGAGAGCGTCGGGATCACGCTGCCCCGGGTCGCCAACGACCAGTACAACGCCGGGCCGCACCCCAAGCGGAGCGAGCTGCTGCCGGGGGACCTGGTGTTCTTCTCGACCGACCTGAGCAACTCGCGGGCCATCCACCACGTGGGGATCTACGTCGGGGGCGGCTACATGATCGACGCGCCCTACACGGGGGCCGTCATCCGGTTCGACCCCATCGACACGGCCGAGTACTTCGGGGCCACCCGCGTCACCGAAGATGGCGCGAAAGCGCTCCCCACGACGGTCTGA
- a CDS encoding FAD-binding oxidoreductase has protein sequence MERRTFIAGGTAAVTAAMTACKATGGSASDSSATGQTGTNSSLSNTSAAAPANWTALARDLDGTLVRPGDASWATAHQLYNTRFDSLKPAAVAYVAHSDDIRTALAYARAHKAKVAIRNGGHSYGGWSSGNGRLIIDVSKLNRVRASGTTAVVGAGSKLIDVYRALTAKGVTIPAGSCPTVGVSGLVLGGGHGVVSRAYGLTCDSLTQATIITADGKQLTANATTNKDLFWALRGAGNGNFGIVTELQFKTHPAPQAVTGYLTWPWAKAAAVIKAWQEWGPSQPDEIWSSLHLENGSGTPSISVAAFCIGTYGQLQNAVDRLADRVGAPATSVSLRRRTYEAAMEIYAGCSSFSSDAQCHLPGSTPGRSPQGALRRETYAARSDFFDHSLSAAGIQTLLKQIKSVQGGSGSIALTALGGAVNRVSPTATAFVHRRSRMLAQYIASWRAGATGTAAQSWLNTAHKAMSPYASGAAYQNYADPTLTNWRKAYYGEALPRLTRLKKQYDPNGFFTYPQAL, from the coding sequence ATGGAACGGCGTACGTTCATCGCAGGCGGCACGGCAGCGGTCACGGCGGCAATGACCGCGTGCAAGGCGACCGGGGGCAGCGCGAGCGACTCCTCGGCCACCGGGCAGACCGGCACCAACAGTTCCCTCAGCAACACCAGCGCCGCCGCCCCCGCCAACTGGACCGCGCTGGCCCGCGACCTGGACGGCACCCTGGTCCGCCCCGGCGACGCCTCCTGGGCCACGGCCCATCAGCTCTACAACACCCGCTTCGACAGCCTGAAGCCGGCGGCGGTGGCCTACGTCGCCCACTCCGACGACATCCGCACGGCTCTGGCGTACGCCCGCGCCCACAAGGCCAAGGTCGCGATCCGCAACGGCGGCCACTCCTACGGCGGCTGGTCCTCCGGCAACGGCCGCCTGATCATCGACGTCTCCAAGCTGAACCGGGTCCGGGCGAGCGGCACTACGGCCGTGGTCGGCGCGGGCTCCAAGCTGATCGACGTCTACCGGGCGCTCACCGCGAAGGGCGTGACGATCCCGGCGGGCTCCTGCCCGACGGTCGGCGTCTCCGGTCTGGTCCTCGGCGGCGGTCACGGAGTCGTCTCCCGCGCCTATGGCCTGACCTGCGACAGCCTCACCCAGGCCACGATCATCACCGCGGACGGCAAGCAGCTCACCGCCAACGCGACGACGAACAAGGACCTGTTCTGGGCGCTGCGCGGCGCCGGCAACGGCAACTTCGGCATCGTCACGGAGCTGCAGTTCAAGACCCACCCAGCGCCCCAGGCGGTGACGGGCTACCTCACCTGGCCCTGGGCGAAGGCGGCCGCGGTGATAAAGGCCTGGCAGGAGTGGGGTCCGTCGCAGCCCGACGAGATCTGGTCCTCCCTCCACCTGGAGAACGGCAGCGGCACCCCCTCCATCTCGGTGGCCGCGTTCTGCATCGGCACCTACGGCCAGCTCCAGAACGCCGTGGACCGGCTCGCGGACCGGGTGGGCGCCCCCGCGACCAGCGTCTCCCTGCGCCGCCGTACGTACGAGGCGGCGATGGAGATCTACGCCGGCTGCTCGTCGTTCTCCTCCGACGCCCAGTGCCACCTGCCGGGCTCGACGCCGGGCCGCTCCCCGCAGGGCGCGCTGCGCCGGGAGACCTACGCGGCGCGCTCGGACTTCTTCGACCACTCGCTCTCGGCGGCGGGCATCCAGACGCTGCTGAAGCAGATCAAGTCGGTCCAGGGCGGCTCGGGCAGCATCGCGCTGACGGCGTTGGGCGGCGCGGTGAACCGCGTGTCTCCCACGGCCACGGCGTTCGTCCACCGCCGCTCGCGGATGCTGGCGCAGTACATCGCGTCGTGGCGGGCGGGCGCGACGGGGACGGCGGCGCAGTCGTGGCTGAATACCGCCCACAAGGCGATGTCGCCGTACGCCTCGGGCGCGGCGTACCAGAACTACGCGGACCCGACCCTGACGAACTGGCGCAAGGCGTACTACGGCGAAGCGCTCCCGCGCCTGACGCGGCTGAAGAAGCAGTACGACCCGAACGGCTTCTTCACGTACCCGCAGGCACTCTGA
- a CDS encoding metal-sensitive transcriptional regulator, with translation MTTTEAGAQAPAPDPSAEPDHTPGTGTVHGYHKQKDEHLKRLRRIEGQIRGLQRMVDEDTYCIDILTQVSASTKALQSFALQLLEEHLRHCVADAAVKGGAEIDAKVEEATKAIGRLLRT, from the coding sequence ATGACGACCACCGAGGCCGGCGCGCAAGCCCCCGCCCCCGACCCCTCGGCCGAACCGGACCACACTCCCGGAACGGGAACGGTCCACGGCTACCACAAGCAGAAGGACGAGCACCTCAAGCGCCTGCGCCGCATCGAGGGCCAGATCCGCGGCCTGCAACGCATGGTCGACGAGGACACCTACTGCATCGACATACTCACCCAGGTGTCCGCCTCCACCAAGGCCCTGCAGTCCTTCGCGCTGCAACTCCTGGAGGAACACCTGCGCCACTGCGTCGCCGACGCGGCCGTCAAGGGCGGCGCCGAGATCGACGCGAAGGTGGAGGAAGCGACCAAGGCGATCGGCCGCCTACTGCGTACCTGA
- a CDS encoding carbonic anhydrase, with the protein MNSENTPHRAVHHAPPATARRALLRGLAGAVSLGGGLALATTPASAATPHTTTPRPGTAEEALRELAAGNRRWRTYCERHPDETPAVRQSLTAGQQPFAVVLGCIDSRVPPELVFDQGLGDLMTVRTAGEVLDEAVLGSVAYGVLELGIPLVMVLGHQSCGAVKAAVQADLTGEKMPAHIQYLADRISPSIDRTKEGDARVDSTVDANIRAVRSTLAAEPDLAARIAAGELAVVGARYELTTQVVHNIA; encoded by the coding sequence GTGAACTCCGAGAACACCCCCCACAGAGCCGTCCACCACGCTCCGCCCGCCACCGCCCGCCGCGCGCTTCTGCGCGGTCTGGCCGGCGCGGTGAGCCTGGGCGGCGGCCTCGCCCTCGCGACGACTCCCGCCTCGGCCGCCACTCCGCACACCACCACCCCCCGCCCCGGCACCGCCGAAGAGGCCCTGCGGGAACTGGCGGCAGGCAACCGACGCTGGCGCACCTACTGCGAGCGACACCCGGACGAGACGCCCGCCGTCCGGCAGAGCCTGACGGCAGGTCAGCAGCCGTTCGCCGTCGTCCTCGGCTGCATCGACTCCCGGGTGCCGCCGGAGCTGGTCTTCGACCAGGGTCTCGGCGATCTGATGACCGTCCGCACGGCGGGCGAGGTCCTCGACGAGGCCGTACTCGGCAGCGTGGCCTACGGAGTGCTCGAACTGGGCATACCGCTGGTCATGGTGCTCGGTCACCAGTCGTGCGGCGCGGTGAAGGCGGCCGTCCAGGCGGACCTGACCGGCGAGAAAATGCCCGCCCACATCCAGTACCTGGCCGACCGGATCAGCCCGTCCATAGACCGCACGAAGGAAGGCGACGCCCGCGTCGACTCGACCGTCGACGCCAACATACGGGCCGTCCGCTCAACGCTCGCCGCCGAGCCCGACCTCGCCGCGAGGATAGCCGCCGGCGAGCTGGCCGTCGTCGGCGCCCGCTACGAGCTGACCACCCAGGTCGTCCACAACATCGCGTAA
- a CDS encoding serine/threonine-protein kinase has product MVSSVDALKDRDPARIGAYTLLARLGAGGMGQVYLGRSPGGRLVALKVIRDEIVDHPEALARFRREVETVRAVRSAYTANLIDASLDAAPYWLATEYVPGPTLSSAVSQRGPLPVETCRGLLAALAEGLAAVHAYGVTHRDLKPQNVILAAQGPQLIDFGIARTTAQTALTEAGFAPGTPGFTAPEVLLRNEVGPAADVFALGATLAYAATGRPPFGHGEPAGVSYRAVHEPIDLVGVDAGLAALVEACVAKDPAARPGLGEVIAWCGVRTALVEDPFYGGLAALGEAVPATPTAVPAMPVTPPANTPGGVHDLPTVAPQAPHGYGYTPTQVTQPTPATRPHRKSWLIAGAAGVVVAVGAVAALTFLPGGDDGTGKGTDGTAGPGTIPAAATTAGGDESELKPPTYVEQTNPSRDYWEADTTSGDGQGACNLPTEERNPQFEWSVSAADTNAPYSSGKGRIGFRLKFAASTPYYVSVAVKPPHEIDSDTGKPFEGGLQQNLDLGYTSKPATAGIEWTYLTYPDDFRQIVRGKEAGDAISVANDPGDWTVLYLHVQGAKKYASVACDGFVSK; this is encoded by the coding sequence ATGGTCAGTTCAGTGGACGCACTGAAGGATCGAGACCCCGCGCGGATTGGCGCGTACACGTTGCTCGCCCGGCTGGGTGCGGGGGGTATGGGACAGGTCTATCTCGGGCGGTCGCCCGGTGGGCGGCTGGTCGCACTCAAGGTGATCCGTGACGAGATCGTCGACCACCCCGAGGCGCTGGCGCGGTTCCGGCGGGAGGTGGAGACGGTCCGGGCGGTGCGGAGTGCGTACACGGCGAATCTGATCGATGCCTCGCTGGACGCGGCGCCGTACTGGCTGGCCACCGAGTACGTCCCTGGACCCACGCTGAGCAGCGCCGTGTCCCAGAGGGGACCGCTGCCCGTGGAGACGTGCCGAGGGCTGCTCGCGGCCCTCGCCGAAGGGCTCGCGGCGGTGCACGCGTACGGGGTCACGCATCGGGACCTCAAGCCGCAGAACGTGATCCTCGCGGCACAGGGGCCGCAGCTCATCGACTTCGGAATAGCGCGGACCACGGCGCAAACGGCGCTCACCGAGGCGGGATTTGCGCCCGGCACGCCTGGCTTCACCGCCCCCGAGGTGCTGTTGCGCAACGAGGTCGGGCCCGCCGCCGATGTCTTCGCCCTCGGCGCGACCCTGGCCTACGCGGCGACCGGTCGGCCGCCCTTCGGGCACGGGGAGCCTGCGGGAGTCAGCTACCGCGCCGTTCACGAGCCGATCGATCTCGTGGGTGTCGACGCGGGGCTGGCCGCGCTCGTCGAGGCGTGCGTGGCCAAGGACCCCGCGGCACGGCCCGGGCTCGGTGAGGTGATCGCGTGGTGCGGGGTGCGGACCGCGCTCGTCGAGGACCCGTTCTACGGAGGACTCGCCGCGTTGGGCGAGGCGGTTCCCGCGACGCCGACGGCTGTGCCCGCGATGCCGGTCACCCCGCCGGCCAACACCCCGGGCGGCGTGCACGACTTGCCGACGGTTGCCCCGCAAGCCCCGCACGGCTACGGCTACACGCCCACCCAGGTCACCCAGCCGACCCCGGCCACCCGGCCGCACAGGAAGTCGTGGCTGATCGCCGGGGCCGCGGGCGTGGTCGTGGCGGTGGGAGCCGTCGCCGCTCTCACCTTCCTTCCGGGCGGGGACGACGGCACCGGCAAGGGCACCGACGGTACGGCAGGACCGGGAACCATCCCGGCGGCGGCCACCACCGCGGGCGGCGACGAGTCGGAGCTGAAGCCGCCGACCTACGTCGAGCAGACGAACCCGTCCCGTGACTACTGGGAGGCCGACACAACGTCAGGGGACGGGCAGGGGGCCTGCAATCTGCCGACGGAGGAGCGGAACCCGCAGTTCGAGTGGTCGGTTTCGGCGGCAGATACCAACGCCCCCTACAGCTCCGGCAAGGGCCGCATCGGATTCCGGCTCAAGTTCGCAGCCTCCACGCCGTACTACGTCTCCGTTGCCGTGAAGCCGCCGCACGAGATCGACTCGGACACGGGCAAGCCCTTCGAGGGCGGGCTCCAACAGAACCTGGACCTGGGGTACACCAGCAAGCCTGCCACAGCCGGCATCGAGTGGACGTATCTGACATACCCGGACGACTTCCGGCAGATCGTGCGGGGCAAGGAGGCCGGAGACGCCATATCCGTGGCGAACGACCCCGGTGACTGGACGGTGCTTTACCTCCACGTCCAAGGTGCCAAGAAGTACGCGAGCGTTGCCTGCGACGGGTTCGTCTCGAAGTAG